The genomic window TCGTCAAAATTTACTTTTTTATTTATTTCTGACTTCAATTGTTCAAAGGCTTTGTTATATCCTATCATAATATCACTTTCTATTGTTGTGATATCCTTGGCTGTAGCTATAATTTCTTCTTTATCTATATCTATAGCTGTAAGCTTAGTATAGGTGCTTCCAAAATCTATAGTAAGATATACTCTCATAAAAAATCATCTCTTTTCTATATTTTTTCAAACTAAACTATACTATCAACGTGCAATAGATTTATATTATGCGATTCCTAAATCTTTTTTAAGGTCTATAGCTGTTAATTCAATAGGCGTTCCTGGTTTGTATACTCTGTTGTATCCCATTTCTTTAAATCTTTTTTCTACTTCTTCCCAAACCTGTTTACCAACTACGATGTTTCCTCCAACGTAAAGTAGGATATCTTTTAGTCCAGCTTCTTCACATTTCTCTCTTAACCCTTGGCAGTCAAGCTCTCCATGTCCGTATAAAGACGATACGATGATTGCGTCAGCTCCAGTTTCTACTGCTGCATTGATGAAATCTTCTTGTGGAGATAATACTCCAATGTTTACAACCTCAAATCCTTGCTCATTAAGTACGTGGTCAATAATTTTGTTTCCTACGGCATGACAGTCAGATCCTATTACTCCGATTACAACTTTCTTTCCATTTTTTTTCATAACTTCGATTGCCTCCCTGTTTTATAAAAGAACTTTTTGTTTGGTATGTTAATTTTTTTATGTCTCTCTATACACAGAGTATACTCTTTTTTTTATATATTGCAACAACTATTTATTTTTTATATGGAAACTATTAGGCATTTCTATTAGGTATATTTAGGAGACCTTTATGATGTTTTGAGGGTATGCTTGTAGCTTTAATCATTCTTTCAGTGAATAACACAACTCGTTTTAACTTATAATTTTTTATCATCTTTAATCTTTTTTAATCTAAAATTCCTTTTAACAATGTATATATATTATATATTGTTGATTTCACTCCAAGTAAAATGTTTTCTTAAATTTTTTCTTTGACAAGCTTATAAACTCTATTTTTATTAATATTTTTTAAGTTTTTATAAAATTTAAAATTTAGATTCCATCTCACAAGTAATTTTCTCACATAGTAATTCCACGAGTCTCGTTTCTATTTTACTATTTAAAAAGGATTTTTTCTTATAACAACGAATTTTCATAATGAGGTGATAGATATGAATAAAGTTGTTCTTTTTTTAATAATTTCTATATTTTCATTTGCTACAGAAAAAGAGGCATATTTTGCAGGAGGGTGCTTTTGGTGCATGGAACCTCCCTTTGAAAAACTACCTGGAGTCGTATCTGTGATCTCTGGTTATTCAGGAGGTCATATTGAGAATCCATCCTATAAGGAAGTTTCATCAGGTAAAACAGGGCATCGTGAGACCGTAAAAATATCCTATGAGGATTCTATTATCAGTTATCCTGAACTTTTAGAGGTGTTTTGGAGACAGATTGATCCTACTGACCCAGGAGGACAGTTCGTAGACAGAGGTTTTCAATATTCATCTGCTGTCTACTATGTTAATGAAAAACAAAAATCCCAGGCACTTGAATCACTTAGATCCCTTGAAAATTCAAAAAAATTTGAAAAAAAAATTGTAACTGAGATTGTAGAGTTTAAAAATTTTTACCCTGCCGAAGAATATCATCAAGATTATTATAAAAAAAATAAGCTCCGTTATAAATACTACAGATATCATTCTGGAAGAGACCGCTTCCTAAATTCGATTTGGCAGTAGAGATTGTTACTGTTTGAGTTTTATATGAACTTAAAGTAAGAGCTAACCCTAGAAGCTTGACAATTGGTTCTACAAATGATAATATCCGTTATGCATTTATTCTATTTATAACAAATTTGTAAGATCAAAATCAGATTAATCTGATACAATATATAATTTTTTTACTAGGGAGGGCTTATGAAAAAAGGAAAGTTAAACTTAGGGGTTGCCATTTTAATTGCCATGTTATTAGGTATTGTTACTGGTACCGTTTTAAAAGAAGAAGCAGTTATGTTTGCACCTTTAGGTAATATTTTTATCCATCTGATTAAAATGATGGTTATTCCACTGGTGACAGTGTCCATTATTTTAGGGGCGTCGTCACTTGGAGAGACAAAGTCGGCTGGGAAAATAGGTGTGGGAACATTTGTTTACTACTTGGGTAC from uncultured Ilyobacter sp. includes these protein-coding regions:
- the glmS gene encoding methylaspartate mutase subunit S, whose product is MKKNGKKVVIGVIGSDCHAVGNKIIDHVLNEQGFEVVNIGVLSPQEDFINAAVETGADAIIVSSLYGHGELDCQGLREKCEEAGLKDILLYVGGNIVVGKQVWEEVEKRFKEMGYNRVYKPGTPIELTAIDLKKDLGIA
- the msrA gene encoding peptide-methionine (S)-S-oxide reductase MsrA, coding for MNKVVLFLIISIFSFATEKEAYFAGGCFWCMEPPFEKLPGVVSVISGYSGGHIENPSYKEVSSGKTGHRETVKISYEDSIISYPELLEVFWRQIDPTDPGGQFVDRGFQYSSAVYYVNEKQKSQALESLRSLENSKKFEKKIVTEIVEFKNFYPAEEYHQDYYKKNKLRYKYYRYHSGRDRFLNSIWQ